A window from Moritella yayanosii encodes these proteins:
- a CDS encoding ArnT family glycosyltransferase, with protein sequence MYKAVNNVSLTKIAITLVVSAIAIRLFTLGLFPLMDTTEARYGEMARIMAETGNWITPMFDYNVPFWGKPPLFTWMSATGITLFGLNEFAVRLPHLLAGGVILFIVAQLAYRFIPSRSRSERKQEAWLAAGILATTTTFIVVTGAVMTDTALTLGITLSMAAFWLNYKNKSVLWGHLFFIGLTVGMLAKGPLALVLIGMSLFIWALFNRTWMSMLRSLPWKTGIPLFLATSLPWYIIAEYSSPGFLNYFIVGEHIKRFLVSGWQGDLYGTAHKEIKGTIWLFAIVSALPWTPIFIYQWVKSLQATNTIKNKTTNETTIQRAEDTTELNYTSFLWAWLLAPLLLFTFSGNILSSYVMPCLPAFALLMVVYQRNNPLSTKVYKTGLITPILVLIVAMLLRTEVTGKQSEKGLMQAWLAQAQNSELVYIDKRPFSAQFYSRGVAVERKVKLEFAVQHISTDTYFVIPKSDETELLITSLPQCKIVARAKKRMLVFCMSK encoded by the coding sequence ATGTATAAAGCAGTAAACAATGTCTCTCTAACCAAAATTGCGATAACACTCGTGGTCTCAGCGATAGCAATAAGATTATTTACCCTTGGTTTGTTTCCACTTATGGACACAACCGAAGCTCGCTATGGCGAAATGGCGAGGATCATGGCTGAAACAGGTAACTGGATCACGCCGATGTTTGATTACAATGTCCCATTTTGGGGGAAACCGCCGTTATTTACGTGGATGAGCGCCACGGGTATTACGCTATTTGGGTTGAATGAATTCGCAGTTAGATTGCCTCACTTACTTGCTGGGGGCGTGATATTATTCATCGTCGCCCAGCTTGCTTATCGCTTCATCCCATCACGCAGTCGTTCAGAGCGTAAACAAGAGGCATGGTTAGCAGCAGGGATCCTTGCTACGACAACAACATTTATTGTTGTTACTGGTGCGGTAATGACAGACACGGCGTTAACATTAGGCATCACGTTAAGCATGGCCGCTTTTTGGCTTAACTATAAAAATAAGTCAGTATTGTGGGGACATTTGTTCTTCATCGGCCTGACTGTGGGTATGTTAGCCAAAGGTCCTTTAGCGTTGGTACTCATTGGCATGAGCTTGTTTATTTGGGCCTTATTTAACAGAACCTGGATGAGTATGTTGCGCAGCTTACCTTGGAAAACAGGTATTCCCCTTTTCCTTGCGACAAGTCTGCCTTGGTACATCATTGCAGAGTACTCATCTCCGGGTTTCCTTAATTACTTTATTGTAGGTGAGCACATTAAGCGATTCTTAGTCAGTGGCTGGCAAGGTGATTTATACGGCACTGCACATAAAGAGATAAAAGGTACAATTTGGTTATTTGCTATTGTTTCAGCGCTACCCTGGACACCTATTTTTATTTATCAATGGGTTAAAAGCTTACAAGCAACAAACACTATCAAAAATAAAACAACAAATGAAACGACGATACAACGAGCCGAGGATACAACCGAACTTAACTATACAAGTTTTTTATGGGCATGGTTATTAGCGCCATTATTACTGTTCACATTCAGCGGTAATATATTATCAAGTTATGTTATGCCTTGCCTCCCCGCTTTCGCATTATTGATGGTGGTATATCAACGTAACAATCCACTATCAACCAAGGTATATAAAACAGGCTTAATAACACCGATACTTGTTTTAATTGTCGCTATGTTGTTACGAACTGAAGTGACAGGCAAGCAATCCGAAAAAGGGTTAATGCAAGCTTGGTTAGCCCAAGCACAAAATAGTGAATTGGTGTATATCGACAAACGCCCGTTTTCCGCACAATTTTACTCACGTGGGGTAGCAGTTGAACGTAAAGTGAAGTTGGAATTTGCAGTACAACACATATCAACAGACACTTACTTTGTAATACCAAAGTCAGACGAAACCGAATTACTTATTACCAGTTTACCTCAATGTAAAATAGTGGCACGAGCGAAGAAACGTATGCTTGTATTTTGTATGTCAAAATAG
- a CDS encoding TIGR01777 family oxidoreductase, with the protein MHILITGGTGFIGQAFINTFHADYDFTVLTRDISNAKNIFSHISTDNIRFISQLLELPSAIHIDAVINLAGSPIMDKMWSVKHKHILESSRWEITQDLVDLISTKTITPEIFISGSAIGAYGRQGAQVIDENHTEHHPEYASHLCEHWEEIARIACPLTRTAIIRTGIVLGKHKGALQKMELLFKLGLGGPIGQGEQYMSWIHIDDMVAAINYVIQNKSISGTFNFTSPNPVTNREFSHKLAACFGKKARFTIPTLFLRLLLGERADLIIYGQRVLPTRLLDVGFTFHFDTLDQAFSAIYAS; encoded by the coding sequence ATGCATATTCTCATAACAGGTGGAACTGGCTTTATCGGCCAAGCATTTATTAACACCTTTCATGCTGATTATGATTTCACGGTATTAACCCGCGATATCAGTAATGCCAAAAATATTTTTTCGCATATTTCAACTGACAACATCAGGTTCATCTCGCAGTTACTTGAATTACCGAGTGCGATTCATATTGATGCAGTGATCAATCTAGCCGGCTCACCGATTATGGATAAAATGTGGAGTGTCAAACACAAACATATTTTAGAATCAAGTCGCTGGGAAATAACCCAAGATTTAGTGGACCTAATCTCAACAAAGACCATCACCCCTGAGATTTTTATTAGTGGTTCAGCCATTGGTGCCTACGGTCGTCAAGGCGCGCAGGTTATTGACGAAAATCATACCGAGCATCATCCAGAATATGCGAGCCATCTCTGTGAACACTGGGAAGAAATAGCCCGAATAGCCTGCCCGTTAACGCGTACTGCAATCATACGAACAGGTATTGTATTAGGTAAGCACAAAGGTGCCTTACAAAAAATGGAGTTGCTTTTTAAATTAGGCCTTGGTGGTCCGATCGGGCAAGGTGAGCAATATATGTCGTGGATACATATTGATGATATGGTCGCGGCCATCAATTATGTCATACAGAACAAATCCATATCAGGCACTTTTAACTTTACATCACCAAATCCTGTAACCAATCGAGAATTTTCGCATAAATTAGCCGCTTGCTTTGGTAAGAAAGCCCGGTTTACTATCCCTACACTATTTTTACGGCTGTTATTGGGCGAACGTGCTGACCTTATTATTTATGGCCAACGGGTATTACCAACTCGATTACTCGATGTTGGTTTTACTTTTCATTTTGATACCTTAGACCAAGCTTTTTCTGCCATCTATGCTTCATGA
- a CDS encoding ComEC/Rec2 family competence protein, translated as MIKINDMLLSSMQPKLALKWPNPDYDYPGELGIGQVWRFKVRLINTKQLKLLSRHIKFAGIITKGEVIRSKLSLRGHLYQIFKSVLPANPNPMLYALSFGDRHYITNELWTQLQQLGIGHLVAISGLHIGLIFGFCYIFIQGLLRLVNTPHYLVISLSMSLIVAIFYAWIAGFSLPALRAIILLCLHCLYRVQYYKVTLSQLFSMMLLITLLLDPLAVFSISFWLSFSAMAAVFILVWLNKPTKPVAIDRNSVVTNKDRVTGIIKGALHKVTHLCYSQVLLTVLILPIQVAVFSGFSLLSALVNLVFIPVFSVLILPVLLLAVLLLAIMPGLSRILIASVNEVLNFIQGVWGVLTVNDVIWLEFDGTFDNTFSNCLLLMLVLLIVSFILKPFRGTLHALSLLLLPLICYSYFN; from the coding sequence GTGATAAAAATTAATGATATGTTGCTTTCTTCTATGCAACCGAAACTAGCCTTAAAGTGGCCAAATCCAGACTATGATTATCCGGGTGAACTTGGGATTGGTCAAGTGTGGCGCTTTAAGGTACGACTAATTAACACTAAGCAACTGAAGTTGTTATCACGTCATATAAAGTTCGCTGGCATCATAACAAAAGGAGAGGTAATACGATCTAAGCTTAGTTTACGTGGCCATTTGTATCAAATATTCAAGTCAGTATTGCCAGCCAATCCCAACCCTATGTTGTATGCTTTAAGTTTTGGAGACCGACATTACATTACCAATGAACTTTGGACCCAACTACAACAACTGGGCATTGGTCATCTTGTTGCTATTTCTGGTTTGCACATTGGTCTTATATTTGGTTTTTGTTATATTTTTATACAAGGGCTGTTAAGGTTGGTTAACACGCCTCATTATCTCGTTATCAGTTTATCGATGAGTCTTATTGTTGCAATTTTTTATGCTTGGATTGCGGGTTTCTCATTACCTGCACTACGCGCCATTATTTTGCTATGCCTGCATTGCTTATATCGTGTGCAATATTACAAAGTTACTTTGTCTCAACTTTTTTCAATGATGTTGTTGATTACTTTACTACTTGATCCCTTAGCGGTATTTTCAATAAGTTTTTGGTTATCATTTTCAGCGATGGCGGCTGTTTTCATACTGGTGTGGTTGAATAAGCCAACTAAACCTGTCGCAATAGATCGTAACAGTGTTGTTACCAATAAGGATAGAGTAACAGGGATCATTAAGGGGGCTCTGCATAAAGTTACTCACCTTTGTTATAGCCAAGTGTTACTCACGGTACTTATATTACCTATTCAGGTGGCCGTATTCTCTGGATTCAGTCTGTTGTCTGCGTTGGTTAATTTAGTTTTTATCCCAGTCTTTAGTGTATTGATATTACCTGTATTGCTACTGGCGGTGCTGTTATTAGCGATCATGCCAGGGCTGAGCCGTATCTTGATTGCTAGCGTCAATGAGGTATTGAATTTTATCCAAGGTGTTTGGGGAGTATTAACGGTTAATGATGTAATTTGGCTGGAGTTTGATGGCACATTCGATAATACTTTTTCTAATTGTCTGTTACTTATGCTCGTACTATTGATTGTAAGTTTTATATTAAAACCGTTCCGGGGTACATTACATGCTTTATCTTTGTTATTATTACCTTTAATTTGTTATAGCTATTTCAATTGA